From Chryseobacterium shandongense, the proteins below share one genomic window:
- a CDS encoding cytochrome-c peroxidase, whose protein sequence is MKFYPLAVIFVMLGFAVMSFNPSRKGFKNENSTIHRGLTDFKTRLSQLKSDAYLFSENKITLEDLRKTLRETRNSFKEIEFYVAYHYPEFTKNHLNAAPLFHIEAAGTTSYTLPPEGLQVLDEMVFSDEANEKKDEIKAITDFLFNSYASFYLSSMKNGISTGNNKTLPLRIELIRIYSLGVTGFDTPGSLNISEEAEHAFTGMKKYIQDDSYFKNYNTEKANLLFTAGIRYLSENKDFETFDRIEFYKKFIQPLYQELGSWDGRADDLKEFSGWNPASTNFFSSDFLDPYFYTLLKNDEDNEALRKLGKQIFYDQNVSDNGKMSCATCHLPENAFTDLKVKSQSNVDGKTVLRNSPTLYNAVFAKRFFYDLRAFYLEQQAEHVIYNKDEFNTSYDNIIKKLNANPEYKKAFKIAFKKGNINRENFSKALSSYVASLYSYESDFDQFMRNEKEISSDVKKGFNLFMGKANCATCHFAPNFSGLVPPFFNENESEVLGITAKPLSYKPLELDADKGRINSPVKKENSWIYENSFKTVTVRNVALTKPYFHNGAFGTLEEVLEFYNEGGGEGLGLKINNQTLAADKLNLTPKEIKQIIAFLNSLTDISKVKAR, encoded by the coding sequence ATGAAGTTCTATCCTTTGGCTGTTATTTTTGTGATGTTGGGGTTTGCGGTGATGTCATTCAATCCTTCCCGTAAAGGTTTTAAGAATGAAAACTCTACGATTCATAGAGGATTAACTGATTTTAAAACCAGACTCAGTCAATTGAAATCCGATGCTTATCTTTTTTCTGAGAATAAAATAACGCTCGAGGATTTACGCAAAACGCTTCGTGAAACAAGAAATTCGTTCAAAGAAATAGAATTTTATGTAGCCTATCATTATCCTGAATTTACAAAAAACCACCTTAATGCTGCACCGTTATTCCATATTGAAGCAGCCGGAACTACTTCCTATACGCTGCCTCCGGAAGGGCTGCAGGTTTTGGATGAAATGGTATTTTCAGATGAAGCCAATGAAAAAAAGGATGAAATAAAAGCAATCACCGATTTTCTCTTCAACAGCTATGCAAGTTTTTACTTAAGTTCGATGAAAAATGGAATAAGCACAGGAAACAACAAAACATTGCCGTTGAGAATCGAGCTTATCAGAATATACAGTCTGGGTGTAACAGGTTTTGATACACCGGGCTCTTTAAATATTTCCGAAGAAGCAGAACATGCTTTTACCGGAATGAAGAAATATATTCAGGATGATTCCTATTTCAAAAATTACAATACGGAAAAGGCAAACCTTTTATTTACCGCCGGAATCAGATATCTATCGGAAAATAAAGATTTCGAAACATTTGACAGGATCGAATTTTATAAAAAATTCATCCAGCCTTTATACCAGGAGCTTGGAAGCTGGGACGGCAGAGCGGATGACCTGAAAGAATTTTCTGGCTGGAATCCCGCAAGCACCAATTTTTTCAGTAGCGATTTTCTTGATCCGTATTTCTATACGTTATTAAAAAATGATGAAGATAACGAAGCATTGAGAAAACTGGGTAAACAAATTTTTTACGATCAAAACGTGAGTGACAACGGTAAAATGAGTTGTGCAACATGCCATCTTCCCGAAAACGCGTTCACGGATCTGAAGGTTAAGTCTCAAAGTAATGTAGACGGAAAAACAGTATTGAGAAATTCTCCTACATTGTACAATGCCGTTTTTGCCAAAAGATTCTTCTATGATCTCAGAGCCTTTTATCTTGAACAGCAGGCAGAGCACGTGATTTATAATAAAGACGAATTCAACACCAGTTATGACAATATCATTAAAAAATTAAATGCAAATCCTGAATATAAAAAAGCCTTTAAAATAGCTTTCAAAAAAGGAAATATCAACCGCGAAAATTTTTCCAAAGCTTTAAGTTCTTATGTTGCTTCCCTGTATTCTTATGAAAGTGATTTTGATCAGTTCATGAGGAATGAAAAAGAAATCTCTTCTGATGTAAAAAAAGGATTTAATCTGTTTATGGGGAAAGCCAATTGCGCAACCTGTCATTTTGCGCCAAACTTTTCAGGGCTGGTCCCCCCATTCTTCAACGAAAATGAATCTGAAGTGTTGGGTATAACCGCAAAACCGTTGAGCTATAAACCTCTTGAACTTGATGCTGATAAAGGAAGAATAAACAGTCCGGTAAAAAAAGAAAATTCCTGGATTTATGAAAATTCTTTCAAAACGGTTACTGTGAGAAATGTTGCATTAACGAAACCTTATTTCCATAATGGCGCATTCGGTACACTGGAAGAAGTATTGGAATTCTATAATGAAGGCGGTGGAGAAGGATTAGGATTAAAAATAAATAACCAGACACTCGCTGCTGATAAACTGAATCTTACACCAAAAGAAATCAAACAGATTATTGCTTTTCTGAATTCTTTAACGGATATCAGCAAAGTAAAGGCTAGATAA
- a CDS encoding nucleoside phosphorylase encodes MLNKLTASELVLNEDGSVYHLNLLPEDIAEKIILVGDPDRVAKVSKYFDSVEIRKNKREFYTHTGTLRGERITVMSTGIGTENIDIVMNELDALVNIDLKQKEFKTEHTSLKLFRMGTCGSVNPDVQVDNMLVTQNVVGLDGLMHFYQDYHFENEFSKNFYEKFPYENIKPMLYFSEWSEELGELYKDAKYHGNTATFPGFYAPQGRQLRLKALDDQFLETLNDLGITNFEMETSAIYAFSKLLGHKAITVNNVIANRRRGEFSSDHHASEKNLIEWVLERIIK; translated from the coding sequence ATGCTCAATAAACTGACTGCTTCAGAACTTGTTCTGAACGAAGACGGAAGCGTCTATCACCTTAATCTTTTACCTGAAGATATTGCTGAAAAAATCATACTGGTTGGTGATCCCGATCGTGTTGCGAAGGTTTCAAAATATTTCGACTCGGTGGAAATCCGTAAAAATAAAAGGGAATTTTATACGCATACCGGTACGCTTCGAGGTGAAAGAATCACGGTAATGTCTACCGGAATCGGAACGGAAAATATCGATATCGTGATGAACGAACTGGATGCTTTGGTAAATATTGATCTCAAACAGAAAGAATTCAAAACTGAGCATACTTCCCTGAAGCTTTTCAGAATGGGAACATGCGGAAGTGTAAATCCTGATGTTCAGGTAGATAATATGCTGGTAACACAAAATGTGGTTGGATTAGACGGTTTAATGCATTTTTACCAGGATTACCATTTCGAAAACGAATTTTCCAAAAACTTTTATGAAAAGTTCCCTTACGAAAACATTAAACCGATGCTTTATTTTTCCGAATGGTCGGAAGAACTGGGCGAATTATATAAGGATGCAAAATACCACGGCAATACGGCTACATTTCCCGGATTTTATGCGCCACAGGGAAGACAGCTTCGTTTAAAAGCCTTGGATGACCAATTCCTTGAGACTTTAAATGATCTGGGTATCACTAATTTTGAAATGGAAACTTCTGCAATTTATGCGTTCTCAAAACTATTGGGACATAAAGCGATTACGGTGAATAACGTTATTGCCAACAGGAGACGCGGTGAGTTTTCTTCTGACCATCATGCTTCTGAAAAGAACCTGATCGAATGGGTTTTGGAAAGAATCATTAAATAA